From one Culex quinquefasciatus strain JHB chromosome 3, VPISU_Cqui_1.0_pri_paternal, whole genome shotgun sequence genomic stretch:
- the LOC6043452 gene encoding ubiquitin carboxyl-terminal hydrolase 32 isoform X1 — MGAKDSKPCCISYEDAVKRVTDFELRRIKDAFKRSAGTSGTALSKSAFVQDVLGDGVPTVVADWLYAACGGTPKGIAFKELLCGLVLLTKGTQDEKIRFLWTLYCNESGTHILKQDFQKAIQIETTYQNAPATTGTTNKSNSLPGTAKYTVALFGPNDRVTFEQFKSWIQIYKGATVLSKWLLQDACVNLSSELETPTFYQSLAGVTHLEEQDIGVLEKVFWLLKGLALTGQLDLESLGPLISPPVPKAALGGVFLAFDENHDGHIDFKELCCGVSAACRGPNVERSKFCFKVFDIDRDGVLNYGEVGKMVDILLFVAKETNAACYKSVTSGQVMEELYRRALDGSGGDGAKLDVPDPVPEFKFTQEDFLIWSIESSRNLVQPFLDLLFEVCHIVLGLRPQCKHLEGDIVRGWLAREVRRGYKVGQFWYLVSSDWWQHWQQYTQPSVTSSCVHCKVASSYANSRSNAVGGSGMPGVDEAVICDESFTSNSTESMGDLLNTGGDSSSLGSGSSGISCGRQPGGPPGVIDNGNLIAPVMYKQIPTLTGEGGRLKRDLTLVQHRDFELVPDSLWKALSQWYDGPLPLPRQVIQPLSSAEVELELYPLNLRILRHQNPPAQQQQQQQSNSTWGSISGGYGALTSAGQGYPTVSSVLQPPKKYLAYTAAFSRLATVKQVAEFLCQRLKLRVEDIRLWHLVPTPTGVTEFPYLLEEDILTLQELSIADNDQLLLEIRNKDLTWPEELGSLTIAHSNSHTNLERRGTVSSIHSQHPPGATGLHNLGNTCFMNAALQVLFNTQPLAQYFAKRMHLYELNVNNKLGTKGQLAMRYAELLREVWTASQRSIAPLKLRFCVTKHAPQFSGGGQHDSQELLDWLLDSLHEDLNRVMEKPYSELKDSDGRADVVVAAEAWSQHHARNQSIIVDLFYGQLKSKVTCSGCGRDSVRFDPFSLLSLPLPVENYTYCEVLVSLLDGSVPVKYGLRLNSEQKYWDLKKALGEMCGLEPELLLICELSNSQIRCILPNEQKIKPSTACSPLYVYELPKFDNVLARSRAGSELAINIEKGLKDIQRTPALLLPSLEPNQLTTCSAITTISSSSSSASTATVDDPTVAMTGSSRQQAKTVGQGNNRRTSATATATTASKVSRCFGNTLCMPPNMLCFKETLQNIPEISASPDSTFIFSESAATQYAGLAPERNRKQPAVPTATSTNQQLLNNNNVAVVENGGWNVDEQDAASCSDCDIMYNGHGTGPGDSGSFNHHLHHNHRDSFNQSAIKRPPSAGSGGGIYPPTSKSPANYLIAVHRKLSRQDTYFLSHHKSRPGLFGVPLLIPCYDGVTNKELYCSVWLQVARLLSPLPPTPPDQSNHATDCDDSLGYDFPFTLRAVASGGRICALCPWSRFCRGCEIPCNDEPLLQGLIYSGHSSSNNSTPNLSSREQTPTFRRKTYGSSTTSSLDGVVPAPQLQQQSSPTPSLSRSINTTSIQIAIDWDPTALHLRYQSTRERLWTEHESVAICRRQQTEPVDLDHCLRAFTSEEKLEQYYHCSHCKQKKPATKKLQIWKLPPILIVHLKRFNFVNNKWVKSQKVVNFPYEDFDPTPYLASVPQETILRHKELLEGGGPHGLNHDCHDEFLEFDREMSMIDEVSDEVSISSITGTIESGGNGEGEDGEEEDDDYEDEGSSNGRTAELNSITPAIAGTHPVAWARQEVGDESPSKAKSRMSAKTKAQRKRLVSSSLTKTPVIDGQFTDFHNHHLKPERDAFDLKYQLYAAVCHSGMLNGGHYISYAANPNGSWYCYNDSSCREIPTRPKIDPSTAYLLFYERRDLDYEPYLPKVEGRQVPTEHLAEFEESDNELKKLCTLM; from the exons atgggagcAAAGGATTCGAAGCCGTGCTGCATCAGCTACGAGGATGCCGTCAAGCGAG taaCGGACTTTGAGCTTCGGCGGATAAAGGATGCGTTCAAGAGGTCGGCCGGAACGAGTGGGACCGCGCTCAGCAAGAGTGCCTTCGTGCAGGACGTGCTCGGCGACGGAGTTCCGACGGTGGTGGCCGATTGGCTGTATGCAGCATGTGGCGGTACCCCGAAAGGAATCGCCTTCAAGGAGCTACTGTGCGGGCTTGTTCTGCTCACCAAGGGCACGCAGGACGAGAAGATCAG ATTCCTCTGGACGCTGTACTGCAACGAGTCCGGCACGCACATCCTGAAGCAAGACTTCCAGAAGGCCATCCAAATCGAAACCACGTACCAAAATGCCCCCGCCACCACCGGCACCACAAACAAGAGCAACAGCCTGCCCGGCACCGCCAAGTACACGGTGGCGCTGTTCGGTCCGAACGATCGCGTCACGTTCGAGCAGTTCAAGTCGTGGATTCAGATCTACAAGGGCGCCACGGTGCTGTCCAAGTGGCTGCTGCAGGACGCGTGCGTGAATTTGAGCTCGGAGCTGGAGACGCCCACGTTCTACCAGAGTTTGGCGGGGGTTACGCACCTGGAGGAGCAGGACATTGGCGTGTTGGAGAAGGTGTTTTGGCTGTTGAAGGGGTTGGCGTTGACGGGGCAGCTGGATCTGGAGTCGCTGGGGCCGCTGATTAGTCCACCGGTTCCGAAGGCGGCGCTGGGGGGTGTGTTTTTGGCGTTCGATGAGAACCACGATGGACACATTGACTTTAAGGAGTTGTGCTGTGGGGTTAGTGCGGCGTGTCGGGGGCCGAACGTTGAGCGGAGCAAGTTTTGCTTCAAGGTGTTTGATATCGATAGGGACGGGGTGTTGAACTACGGGGAGGTTGGGAAAATGGTGGACATTTTGTTGTTTGTGGCCAAAGAGACGAACGCGGCGTGTTACAAGAGCGTTACCAGTGGGCAGGTCATGGAGGAGTTGTATAGGAGAGCGTTGGATGGGAGTGGCGGTGATGGGGCGAAGTTGGACGTTCCGGATCCGGTGCCGGAGTTTAAGTTTACGCAGGAAGATTTCCTGATTTGGAGTATCGAGAGCAGCCGGAACTTGGTGCAACCTTTTTTGGATCTGCTGTTTGAAGTGTGTCATATTGTGCTGGGGTTGAGGCCGCAGTGTAAACACCTGGAGGGGGACATTGTGCGGGGTTGGTTGGCGCGGGAGGTTCGGCGGGGCTACAAAGTGGGCCAGTTTTGGTATTTGGTGTCGTCGGATTGGTGGCAGCACTGGCAGCAGTACACGCAACCTTCGGTGACTTCGTCGTGCGTTCACTGTAAGGTGGCGTCCAGTTATGCGAATAGTCGGAGTAATGCCGTTGGTGGATCCGGGATGCCCGGGGTGGATGAAGCGGTCATTTGTGACGAGAGTTTTACCTCGAACTCGACCGAGAGCATGGGAGATTTGCTGAACACGGGAGGTGATTCGTCTAGTCTGGGCTCCGGGAGCAGTGGAATATCGTGCGGAAGGCAACCGGGTGGACCGCCGGGAGTGATTGATAACGGCAACTTGATAGCGCCGGTCATGTACAAGCAAATACCAACGCTGACCGGTGAAGGAGGACGGCTGAAGCGGGATTTGACGCTGGTTCAGCATCGAGACTTTGAGCTCGTTCCGGACTCGCTGTGGAAGGCTTTATCGCAGTGGTACGATGGACCGCTTCCGCTGCCGAGGCAGGTGATTCAACCGTTGAGTTCGGCGGAAGTCGAGCTGGAGTTGTACCCGTTGAACTTGAGGATATTGCGCCATCAGAATCCACCCGcccaacagcagcaacagcaacaatcAAACAGTACCTGGGGAAGCATCTCGGGAGGTTACGGTGCGTTGACCTCCGCCGGACAGGGCTACCCGACGGTGTCCTCGGTGCTGCAACCACCCAAGAAATATCTCGCCTACACGGCAGCCTTCAGCCGACTGGCCACCGTCAAACAAGTGGCCGAATTTCTCTGCCAAAGACTGAAACTCAGGGTCGAAGACATCCGGTTGTGGCACCTGGTCCCCACCCCGACCGGTGTCACCGAGTTCCCCTACCTGCTGGAAGAAGACATCCTCACGCTGCAGGAGCTGTCCATCGCGGACAACGATCAGCTGCTGCTGGAAATACGAAACAAAGATCTTACCTGGCCAGAGGAGCTGGGATCGCTCACGATTGCCCACAGCAACAGCCACACCAACCTGGAACGCCGCGGAACCGTCTCCTCAATCCACTCGCAACATCCCCCTGGCGCCACCGGACTCCACAATCTCGGCAATACCTGCTTCATGAACGCCGCGCTGCAAGTCCTGTTCAACACGCAACCTCTCGCGCAGTACTTTGCCAAGCGGATGCACCTCTACGAACTGAACGTCAACAACAAGCTGGGAACCAAAGGCCAACTCGCGATGCGTTACGCGGAACTCCTCCGCGAAGTCTGGACCGCCTCTCAACGCTCGATAGCCCCGCTCAAGCTGCGATTCTGCGTCACCAAGCACGCGCCCCAGTTCTCCGGCGGTGGCCAGCACGACTCGCAGGAACTGCTCGACTGGCTGCTCGACTCGCTGCACGAAGATCTGAACCGCGTCATGGAGAAGCCGTACAGCGAGCTGAAGGACTCGGACGGCCGGGCCGACGTCGTGGTGGCGGCCGAAGCATGGAGCCAGCACCACGCCCGCAACCAAAGTATTATCGTCGATCTGTTCTACGGCCAGCTCAAGTCCAAGGTGACGTGCTCCGGGTGTGGCCGCGACTCGGTGCGGTTCGATCCGTTCAGTTTGCTCAGCTTGCCGCTCCCCGTCGAAAATTACACGTACTGCGAGGTGTTGG TCTCCCTCCTGGACGGTTCCGTCCCGGTCAAGTACGGCCTGCGGCTCAACTCGGAGCAAAAGTATTGGGATCTGAAGAAGGCGCTCGGCGAAATGTGCGGCCTCGAGCCGGAACTGCTGCTCATCTGTGAACTGTCCAACTCGCAGATCCGCTGCATTCTGCCCAACGAGCAGAAGATCAAACCGAGCACGGCCTGCTCGCCGCTGTACGTGTACGAACTGCCCAAGTTCGACAACGTCCTGGCGCGATCCCGGGCCGGCTCCGAACTGGCCATCAACATCGAGAAGGGCCTCAAGGACATCCAACGGACGCCAG CTCTTCTACTACCATCACTAGAGCCGAATCAGCTAACGACCTGCTCGGCCATCACGAccatctcgtcgtcgtcgtcatccgcCTCGACGGCCACCGTGGACGATCCGACGGTGGCAATGACGGGCAGTAGCCGTCAACAGGCCAAGACGGTAGGCCAGGGTAACAATCGGCGGACATCGGCGACGGCGACGGCGACGACGGCATCGAAGGTAAGCCGGTGCTTTGGCAACACACTCTGCATGCCCCCGAATATGTTGTGCTTCAAG GAAACGTTACAGAACATTCCCGAAATCAGTGCCAGCCCGGACAGCACATTCATCTTTAGTGAATCGGCCGCTACTCAGTACGCCGGTTTGGCCCCCGAACGGAACCGGAAGCAACCGGCGGTGCCAACCGCGACCAGCACCAACCAGCAGCTGCTGAACAACAACAACGTGGCCGTAGTCGAGAACGGCGGCTGGAACGTGGACGAGCAGGACGCCGCCTCCTGTAGCGATTGTGATATTATGTATAATGGCCACGGCACAGGGCCCGGGGACAGCGGTTCCTTCAACCACCACCTTCACCACAACCACCGGGATTCGTTCAATCAAAGTGCAATTAAGCGACCGCCGAGCGCCGGAAGTGGGGGCGGAATCTACCCGCCAACGTCCAAAAGTCCCGCCAACTATCTGATTGCCGTGCATCGGAAGCTCAGCCGGCAGGACACGTACTTTCTGTCGCACCACAAGTCCCGGCCCGGGCTGTTCGGGGTGCCGCTGTTGATTCCGTGCTACGACGGCGTCACCAACAAGGAGCTGTACTGCTCGGTATGGCTGCAGGTGGCCCGACTGCTGAGTCCGCTGCCGCCGACGCCACCGGACCAATCGAATCATGCCACGGACTG tgatgaTAGCTTAGGGTATGACTTCCCGTTCACGCTACGAGCGGTCGCCAGCGGTGGTCGGATCTGCGCCCTCTGCCCGTGGTCCCGGTTCTGCCGGGGCTGCGAAATCCCCTGCAACGACGAACCACTGCTGCAGGGCCTGATCTACTCGGGCCACTCGTCAA GTAACAACTCAACGCCGAATCTGTCCTCGCGAGAACAAACGCCCACCTTCCGGCGGAAAACGTACGGCAGCTCGACGACGTCGTCGCTGGACGGAGTAGTCCCAGCGCCCCAGCTGCAGCAGCAGTCTTCGCCGACGCCCTCGCTCAGTCGGTCCATCAACACGACCAGCATCCAGATTGCCATCGATTGGGACCCGACGGCGCTGCACTTGCGGTACCAGAGTACCCGGGAGAGG CTATGGACCGAGCACGAGTCGGTGGCCATCTGCCGGAGGCAGCAAACGGAACCGGTCGACCTGGACCACTGTCTGCGGGCGTTCACCTCCGAGGAAAAGCTGGAACAGTACTACCACTGTTCGCACTGCAAGCAGAAGAAGCCGGCGACGAAGAAGCTGCAGATTTGGAAGTTGCCACCGATTTTG ATTGTCCACCTGAAGCGGTTCAACTTTGTGAACAACAAGTGGGTCAAGTCGCAAAAGGTCGTCAACTTCCCGTACGAAGACTTCGACCCAACGCCGTATCTGGCGTCGGTTCCGCAGGAAACGATCCTTCGACACAAGGAGCTGCTCGAAGGTGGTGGTCCTCACGGCCTCAACCACGACTGTCACGACGAGTTTCTCGAGTTTGACCGGGAAATGTCCATGATCGACGAGGTCAGCGACGAGGTGTCCATCTCGTCCATCACGGGGACGATCGAGAGTGGCGGAAATGGTGAGGGAGAAGATGGTGAAGAAGAGGACGATGATTACGAGGACGAGGGCAGCAGCAACGGCAGGACAGCTGAGTTGAATAGTATTACGCCGGCCATCGCCGGAACGCATCCGGTGGCCTGGGCGCGACAGGAAGTGGGCGACGAAAGTCCGAGCAAAGCCAAGTCACGGATGAGCGCCAAAACGAAAGCCCAACGCAAGCGACTCGTTTCGTCCAGCCTGACCAAGACGCCGGTCATCGACGGACAGTTTACGGACTTTCACAACCATCACCTCAAACCGGAACGCGACGCGTTCGATCTAAAGTATCAACTGTACGCCGCAGTG TGTCACTCGGGCATGCTGAACGGCGGCCACTACATCTCGTACGCGGCCAACCCGAACGGCTCGTGGTACTGCTACAACGACAGCTCCTGCCGGGAGATTCCGACGCGGCCAAAGATCGACCCCAGTACGGCGTACCTGCTGTTTTACGAGCGGCGTGACCTCGACTACGAGCCGTACCTGCCCAAGGTGGAGGGCCGCCAGGTGCCGACGGAGCATCTGGCCGAGTTCGAGGAGAGCGACAACGAGCTGAAGAAGCTGTGCACGCTCATGTAG
- the LOC6043452 gene encoding ubiquitin carboxyl-terminal hydrolase 32 isoform X2, translating to MGAKDSKPCCISYEDAVKRVTDFELRRIKDAFKRSAGTSGTALSKSAFVQDVLGDGVPTVVADWLYAACGGTPKGIAFKELLCGLVLLTKGTQDEKIRFLWTLYCNESGTHILKQDFQKAIQIETTYQNAPATTGTTNKSNSLPGTAKYTVALFGPNDRVTFEQFKSWIQIYKGATVLSKWLLQDACVNLSSELETPTFYQSLAGVTHLEEQDIGVLEKVFWLLKGLALTGQLDLESLGPLISPPVPKAALGGVFLAFDENHDGHIDFKELCCGVSAACRGPNVERSKFCFKVFDIDRDGVLNYGEVGKMVDILLFVAKETNAACYKSVTSGQVMEELYRRALDGSGGDGAKLDVPDPVPEFKFTQEDFLIWSIESSRNLVQPFLDLLFEVCHIVLGLRPQCKHLEGDIVRGWLAREVRRGYKVGQFWYLVSSDWWQHWQQYTQPSVTSSCVHCKVASSYANSRSNAVGGSGMPGVDEAVICDESFTSNSTESMGDLLNTGGDSSSLGSGSSGISCGRQPGGPPGVIDNGNLIAPVMYKQIPTLTGEGGRLKRDLTLVQHRDFELVPDSLWKALSQWYDGPLPLPRQVIQPLSSAEVELELYPLNLRILRHQNPPAQQQQQQQSNSTWGSISGGYGALTSAGQGYPTVSSVLQPPKKYLAYTAAFSRLATVKQVAEFLCQRLKLRVEDIRLWHLVPTPTGVTEFPYLLEEDILTLQELSIADNDQLLLEIRNKDLTWPEELGSLTIAHSNSHTNLERRGTVSSIHSQHPPGATGLHNLGNTCFMNAALQVLFNTQPLAQYFAKRMHLYELNVNNKLGTKGQLAMRYAELLREVWTASQRSIAPLKLRFCVTKHAPQFSGGGQHDSQELLDWLLDSLHEDLNRVMEKPYSELKDSDGRADVVVAAEAWSQHHARNQSIIVDLFYGQLKSKVTCSGCGRDSVRFDPFSLLSLPLPVENYTYCEVLVSLLDGSVPVKYGLRLNSEQKYWDLKKALGEMCGLEPELLLICELSNSQIRCILPNEQKIKPSTACSPLYVYELPKFDNVLARSRAGSELAINIEKGLKDIQRTPALLLPSLEPNQLTTCSAITTISSSSSSASTATVDDPTVAMTGSSRQQAKTVGQGNNRRTSATATATTASKVSRCFGNTLCMPPNMLCFKNIPEISASPDSTFIFSESAATQYAGLAPERNRKQPAVPTATSTNQQLLNNNNVAVVENGGWNVDEQDAASCSDCDIMYNGHGTGPGDSGSFNHHLHHNHRDSFNQSAIKRPPSAGSGGGIYPPTSKSPANYLIAVHRKLSRQDTYFLSHHKSRPGLFGVPLLIPCYDGVTNKELYCSVWLQVARLLSPLPPTPPDQSNHATDCDDSLGYDFPFTLRAVASGGRICALCPWSRFCRGCEIPCNDEPLLQGLIYSGHSSSNNSTPNLSSREQTPTFRRKTYGSSTTSSLDGVVPAPQLQQQSSPTPSLSRSINTTSIQIAIDWDPTALHLRYQSTRERLWTEHESVAICRRQQTEPVDLDHCLRAFTSEEKLEQYYHCSHCKQKKPATKKLQIWKLPPILIVHLKRFNFVNNKWVKSQKVVNFPYEDFDPTPYLASVPQETILRHKELLEGGGPHGLNHDCHDEFLEFDREMSMIDEVSDEVSISSITGTIESGGNGEGEDGEEEDDDYEDEGSSNGRTAELNSITPAIAGTHPVAWARQEVGDESPSKAKSRMSAKTKAQRKRLVSSSLTKTPVIDGQFTDFHNHHLKPERDAFDLKYQLYAAVCHSGMLNGGHYISYAANPNGSWYCYNDSSCREIPTRPKIDPSTAYLLFYERRDLDYEPYLPKVEGRQVPTEHLAEFEESDNELKKLCTLM from the exons atgggagcAAAGGATTCGAAGCCGTGCTGCATCAGCTACGAGGATGCCGTCAAGCGAG taaCGGACTTTGAGCTTCGGCGGATAAAGGATGCGTTCAAGAGGTCGGCCGGAACGAGTGGGACCGCGCTCAGCAAGAGTGCCTTCGTGCAGGACGTGCTCGGCGACGGAGTTCCGACGGTGGTGGCCGATTGGCTGTATGCAGCATGTGGCGGTACCCCGAAAGGAATCGCCTTCAAGGAGCTACTGTGCGGGCTTGTTCTGCTCACCAAGGGCACGCAGGACGAGAAGATCAG ATTCCTCTGGACGCTGTACTGCAACGAGTCCGGCACGCACATCCTGAAGCAAGACTTCCAGAAGGCCATCCAAATCGAAACCACGTACCAAAATGCCCCCGCCACCACCGGCACCACAAACAAGAGCAACAGCCTGCCCGGCACCGCCAAGTACACGGTGGCGCTGTTCGGTCCGAACGATCGCGTCACGTTCGAGCAGTTCAAGTCGTGGATTCAGATCTACAAGGGCGCCACGGTGCTGTCCAAGTGGCTGCTGCAGGACGCGTGCGTGAATTTGAGCTCGGAGCTGGAGACGCCCACGTTCTACCAGAGTTTGGCGGGGGTTACGCACCTGGAGGAGCAGGACATTGGCGTGTTGGAGAAGGTGTTTTGGCTGTTGAAGGGGTTGGCGTTGACGGGGCAGCTGGATCTGGAGTCGCTGGGGCCGCTGATTAGTCCACCGGTTCCGAAGGCGGCGCTGGGGGGTGTGTTTTTGGCGTTCGATGAGAACCACGATGGACACATTGACTTTAAGGAGTTGTGCTGTGGGGTTAGTGCGGCGTGTCGGGGGCCGAACGTTGAGCGGAGCAAGTTTTGCTTCAAGGTGTTTGATATCGATAGGGACGGGGTGTTGAACTACGGGGAGGTTGGGAAAATGGTGGACATTTTGTTGTTTGTGGCCAAAGAGACGAACGCGGCGTGTTACAAGAGCGTTACCAGTGGGCAGGTCATGGAGGAGTTGTATAGGAGAGCGTTGGATGGGAGTGGCGGTGATGGGGCGAAGTTGGACGTTCCGGATCCGGTGCCGGAGTTTAAGTTTACGCAGGAAGATTTCCTGATTTGGAGTATCGAGAGCAGCCGGAACTTGGTGCAACCTTTTTTGGATCTGCTGTTTGAAGTGTGTCATATTGTGCTGGGGTTGAGGCCGCAGTGTAAACACCTGGAGGGGGACATTGTGCGGGGTTGGTTGGCGCGGGAGGTTCGGCGGGGCTACAAAGTGGGCCAGTTTTGGTATTTGGTGTCGTCGGATTGGTGGCAGCACTGGCAGCAGTACACGCAACCTTCGGTGACTTCGTCGTGCGTTCACTGTAAGGTGGCGTCCAGTTATGCGAATAGTCGGAGTAATGCCGTTGGTGGATCCGGGATGCCCGGGGTGGATGAAGCGGTCATTTGTGACGAGAGTTTTACCTCGAACTCGACCGAGAGCATGGGAGATTTGCTGAACACGGGAGGTGATTCGTCTAGTCTGGGCTCCGGGAGCAGTGGAATATCGTGCGGAAGGCAACCGGGTGGACCGCCGGGAGTGATTGATAACGGCAACTTGATAGCGCCGGTCATGTACAAGCAAATACCAACGCTGACCGGTGAAGGAGGACGGCTGAAGCGGGATTTGACGCTGGTTCAGCATCGAGACTTTGAGCTCGTTCCGGACTCGCTGTGGAAGGCTTTATCGCAGTGGTACGATGGACCGCTTCCGCTGCCGAGGCAGGTGATTCAACCGTTGAGTTCGGCGGAAGTCGAGCTGGAGTTGTACCCGTTGAACTTGAGGATATTGCGCCATCAGAATCCACCCGcccaacagcagcaacagcaacaatcAAACAGTACCTGGGGAAGCATCTCGGGAGGTTACGGTGCGTTGACCTCCGCCGGACAGGGCTACCCGACGGTGTCCTCGGTGCTGCAACCACCCAAGAAATATCTCGCCTACACGGCAGCCTTCAGCCGACTGGCCACCGTCAAACAAGTGGCCGAATTTCTCTGCCAAAGACTGAAACTCAGGGTCGAAGACATCCGGTTGTGGCACCTGGTCCCCACCCCGACCGGTGTCACCGAGTTCCCCTACCTGCTGGAAGAAGACATCCTCACGCTGCAGGAGCTGTCCATCGCGGACAACGATCAGCTGCTGCTGGAAATACGAAACAAAGATCTTACCTGGCCAGAGGAGCTGGGATCGCTCACGATTGCCCACAGCAACAGCCACACCAACCTGGAACGCCGCGGAACCGTCTCCTCAATCCACTCGCAACATCCCCCTGGCGCCACCGGACTCCACAATCTCGGCAATACCTGCTTCATGAACGCCGCGCTGCAAGTCCTGTTCAACACGCAACCTCTCGCGCAGTACTTTGCCAAGCGGATGCACCTCTACGAACTGAACGTCAACAACAAGCTGGGAACCAAAGGCCAACTCGCGATGCGTTACGCGGAACTCCTCCGCGAAGTCTGGACCGCCTCTCAACGCTCGATAGCCCCGCTCAAGCTGCGATTCTGCGTCACCAAGCACGCGCCCCAGTTCTCCGGCGGTGGCCAGCACGACTCGCAGGAACTGCTCGACTGGCTGCTCGACTCGCTGCACGAAGATCTGAACCGCGTCATGGAGAAGCCGTACAGCGAGCTGAAGGACTCGGACGGCCGGGCCGACGTCGTGGTGGCGGCCGAAGCATGGAGCCAGCACCACGCCCGCAACCAAAGTATTATCGTCGATCTGTTCTACGGCCAGCTCAAGTCCAAGGTGACGTGCTCCGGGTGTGGCCGCGACTCGGTGCGGTTCGATCCGTTCAGTTTGCTCAGCTTGCCGCTCCCCGTCGAAAATTACACGTACTGCGAGGTGTTGG TCTCCCTCCTGGACGGTTCCGTCCCGGTCAAGTACGGCCTGCGGCTCAACTCGGAGCAAAAGTATTGGGATCTGAAGAAGGCGCTCGGCGAAATGTGCGGCCTCGAGCCGGAACTGCTGCTCATCTGTGAACTGTCCAACTCGCAGATCCGCTGCATTCTGCCCAACGAGCAGAAGATCAAACCGAGCACGGCCTGCTCGCCGCTGTACGTGTACGAACTGCCCAAGTTCGACAACGTCCTGGCGCGATCCCGGGCCGGCTCCGAACTGGCCATCAACATCGAGAAGGGCCTCAAGGACATCCAACGGACGCCAG CTCTTCTACTACCATCACTAGAGCCGAATCAGCTAACGACCTGCTCGGCCATCACGAccatctcgtcgtcgtcgtcatccgcCTCGACGGCCACCGTGGACGATCCGACGGTGGCAATGACGGGCAGTAGCCGTCAACAGGCCAAGACGGTAGGCCAGGGTAACAATCGGCGGACATCGGCGACGGCGACGGCGACGACGGCATCGAAGGTAAGCCGGTGCTTTGGCAACACACTCTGCATGCCCCCGAATATGTTGTGCTTCAAG AACATTCCCGAAATCAGTGCCAGCCCGGACAGCACATTCATCTTTAGTGAATCGGCCGCTACTCAGTACGCCGGTTTGGCCCCCGAACGGAACCGGAAGCAACCGGCGGTGCCAACCGCGACCAGCACCAACCAGCAGCTGCTGAACAACAACAACGTGGCCGTAGTCGAGAACGGCGGCTGGAACGTGGACGAGCAGGACGCCGCCTCCTGTAGCGATTGTGATATTATGTATAATGGCCACGGCACAGGGCCCGGGGACAGCGGTTCCTTCAACCACCACCTTCACCACAACCACCGGGATTCGTTCAATCAAAGTGCAATTAAGCGACCGCCGAGCGCCGGAAGTGGGGGCGGAATCTACCCGCCAACGTCCAAAAGTCCCGCCAACTATCTGATTGCCGTGCATCGGAAGCTCAGCCGGCAGGACACGTACTTTCTGTCGCACCACAAGTCCCGGCCCGGGCTGTTCGGGGTGCCGCTGTTGATTCCGTGCTACGACGGCGTCACCAACAAGGAGCTGTACTGCTCGGTATGGCTGCAGGTGGCCCGACTGCTGAGTCCGCTGCCGCCGACGCCACCGGACCAATCGAATCATGCCACGGACTG tgatgaTAGCTTAGGGTATGACTTCCCGTTCACGCTACGAGCGGTCGCCAGCGGTGGTCGGATCTGCGCCCTCTGCCCGTGGTCCCGGTTCTGCCGGGGCTGCGAAATCCCCTGCAACGACGAACCACTGCTGCAGGGCCTGATCTACTCGGGCCACTCGTCAA GTAACAACTCAACGCCGAATCTGTCCTCGCGAGAACAAACGCCCACCTTCCGGCGGAAAACGTACGGCAGCTCGACGACGTCGTCGCTGGACGGAGTAGTCCCAGCGCCCCAGCTGCAGCAGCAGTCTTCGCCGACGCCCTCGCTCAGTCGGTCCATCAACACGACCAGCATCCAGATTGCCATCGATTGGGACCCGACGGCGCTGCACTTGCGGTACCAGAGTACCCGGGAGAGG CTATGGACCGAGCACGAGTCGGTGGCCATCTGCCGGAGGCAGCAAACGGAACCGGTCGACCTGGACCACTGTCTGCGGGCGTTCACCTCCGAGGAAAAGCTGGAACAGTACTACCACTGTTCGCACTGCAAGCAGAAGAAGCCGGCGACGAAGAAGCTGCAGATTTGGAAGTTGCCACCGATTTTG ATTGTCCACCTGAAGCGGTTCAACTTTGTGAACAACAAGTGGGTCAAGTCGCAAAAGGTCGTCAACTTCCCGTACGAAGACTTCGACCCAACGCCGTATCTGGCGTCGGTTCCGCAGGAAACGATCCTTCGACACAAGGAGCTGCTCGAAGGTGGTGGTCCTCACGGCCTCAACCACGACTGTCACGACGAGTTTCTCGAGTTTGACCGGGAAATGTCCATGATCGACGAGGTCAGCGACGAGGTGTCCATCTCGTCCATCACGGGGACGATCGAGAGTGGCGGAAATGGTGAGGGAGAAGATGGTGAAGAAGAGGACGATGATTACGAGGACGAGGGCAGCAGCAACGGCAGGACAGCTGAGTTGAATAGTATTACGCCGGCCATCGCCGGAACGCATCCGGTGGCCTGGGCGCGACAGGAAGTGGGCGACGAAAGTCCGAGCAAAGCCAAGTCACGGATGAGCGCCAAAACGAAAGCCCAACGCAAGCGACTCGTTTCGTCCAGCCTGACCAAGACGCCGGTCATCGACGGACAGTTTACGGACTTTCACAACCATCACCTCAAACCGGAACGCGACGCGTTCGATCTAAAGTATCAACTGTACGCCGCAGTG TGTCACTCGGGCATGCTGAACGGCGGCCACTACATCTCGTACGCGGCCAACCCGAACGGCTCGTGGTACTGCTACAACGACAGCTCCTGCCGGGAGATTCCGACGCGGCCAAAGATCGACCCCAGTACGGCGTACCTGCTGTTTTACGAGCGGCGTGACCTCGACTACGAGCCGTACCTGCCCAAGGTGGAGGGCCGCCAGGTGCCGACGGAGCATCTGGCCGAGTTCGAGGAGAGCGACAACGAGCTGAAGAAGCTGTGCACGCTCATGTAG